In a single window of the Chitinophagaceae bacterium genome:
- the gmd gene encoding GDP-mannose 4,6-dehydratase — MLKKALITGVTGQDGAYLSEFLLEKGYEVFGIKRRSSSFNTERIDHLVKDQHEKEIKFKLYYGDLTDSTNLIRIIQEILPDEIYNLGAMSHVKVSFDTPEYTANADGIGTLRLLEAIRILGLTQQTKIYQASTSELYGLVQEVPQKETTSFYPRSPYAVAKLYAYWITVNYREAYNMFACNGILFNHESPLRGETFVTRKITRSVVNIALGIEKKLYLGNLNSQRDWGHAKDYVEAMYLILQQKQAEDFVIATGKTTEVRQFVKMAFQWMGIEVQFEKSGIHEVGIISQIHTERFKELNIKNTLLKPNTEVVCVDSRYFRPTEVDLLIGDSTKAQQKLGWKPKYNIHSLVEEMMDSDLKKIKKQIQLY; from the coding sequence ATGCTAAAAAAAGCTCTTATAACAGGTGTAACGGGACAAGATGGTGCATATCTTTCTGAATTTCTCTTAGAAAAAGGATATGAAGTATTTGGAATAAAAAGACGTTCTTCTTCTTTTAACACAGAAAGAATAGACCATTTAGTAAAAGATCAGCATGAAAAAGAAATAAAATTCAAACTATACTACGGTGACCTGACAGATAGCACAAACCTTATTCGTATAATACAAGAAATACTACCCGATGAAATATATAATTTAGGAGCCATGAGTCATGTAAAAGTAAGCTTCGATACCCCTGAATATACCGCAAATGCAGATGGAATAGGAACTTTACGCTTATTAGAAGCTATTCGTATACTCGGCTTAACCCAACAAACAAAAATATACCAAGCAAGTACCTCCGAACTATACGGATTAGTACAAGAAGTTCCACAAAAAGAAACAACCTCTTTTTACCCACGTTCACCTTACGCAGTCGCAAAACTCTATGCCTATTGGATAACCGTCAATTATAGAGAAGCATACAATATGTTTGCTTGTAACGGCATTCTTTTTAATCACGAATCACCCCTGAGAGGAGAAACTTTTGTGACCCGAAAAATTACCAGATCTGTAGTTAATATCGCATTAGGTATTGAAAAAAAATTATATCTCGGAAATCTAAACAGCCAAAGAGATTGGGGACATGCAAAAGATTATGTAGAAGCAATGTATCTCATTCTGCAACAAAAACAAGCAGAAGATTTTGTCATAGCTACAGGAAAAACAACAGAAGTCCGTCAGTTTGTTAAAATGGCTTTTCAATGGATGGGCATAGAAGTACAGTTTGAAAAATCCGGTATCCATGAGGTAGGAATTATTTCTCAAATACATACAGAACGTTTCAAAGAACTCAATATCAAAAATACACTTTTGAAGCCAAATACAGAAGTAGTATGTGTGGACTCTCGATATTTTAGACCTACTGAGGTAGACCTGCTCATTGGCGACTCTACTAAAGCACAACAAAAATTAGGATGGAAACCAAAATATAACATACATTCTCTGGTAGAAGAAATGATGGACAGCGATCTCAAAAAAATCAAAAAACAAATACAACTATACTAA
- a CDS encoding bestrophin family ion channel, whose protein sequence is MQYKNNNDKHSILTIIFSSYSSAVQKKLLPMFLFITLYSSLICFIVDYFGIHEHFDGAVSFHSLLGVVLGLFLVFRTNTAYDRWWEGRRLWGQLTNDSRALAIKVNAFIPIQYGSDRIFFINFISNFAVALKQHLRSEPIIEGLAFQNEEEKKQIDSSVNKPAEICASMAKKINIIYKEKKIDGFQLQTLIRDLNSFTDILGGCERIKSTPIPRSYRLFLRKFLFLYTYTLPFAFVLDFKYITIPVVMLVFYILVSIELIAAEIEDPFGRDVNDLPTDIISTNIHKSVTQIIKHS, encoded by the coding sequence ATGCAGTATAAAAATAATAATGATAAACATTCCATTTTGACTATTATATTCAGTAGTTATAGCAGTGCCGTTCAAAAAAAACTTCTGCCGATGTTTTTATTTATAACACTCTATTCATCTCTTATATGTTTTATAGTAGATTATTTTGGTATTCATGAGCATTTTGATGGTGCTGTATCTTTCCATTCCTTGTTAGGGGTCGTTTTAGGATTATTTTTAGTTTTTAGAACAAATACTGCTTATGATAGATGGTGGGAAGGAAGACGTCTTTGGGGACAGCTAACCAACGATTCAAGAGCATTAGCAATAAAAGTAAATGCTTTTATTCCAATTCAATATGGATCTGATAGAATATTTTTTATAAATTTTATTTCTAACTTTGCTGTCGCATTAAAGCAACATCTAAGAAGCGAACCTATTATTGAAGGACTTGCGTTTCAAAACGAAGAAGAAAAAAAACAAATAGATTCCAGTGTAAATAAACCCGCCGAAATATGTGCTTCTATGGCAAAAAAAATAAATATTATATATAAAGAAAAAAAAATAGATGGCTTCCAATTGCAAACGTTAATAAGAGACCTAAATTCTTTTACAGATATATTAGGAGGTTGTGAAAGGATCAAAAGCACCCCCATACCTCGTTCCTATAGATTATTTCTAAGAAAATTTTTGTTCTTATATACCTATACACTCCCTTTTGCTTTTGTGTTAGATTTTAAATATATAACTATCCCCGTAGTAATGCTTGTTTTTTATATATTAGTGAGTATAGAACTTATCGCAGCAGAAATAGAAGATCCTTTTGGAAGAGATGTGAATGACCTACCAACAGATATAATTTCTACAAATATTCATAAAAGTGTTACACAAATAATAAAACATTCATAA